A DNA window from Halorubrum sp. DM2 contains the following coding sequences:
- a CDS encoding zinc-binding alcohol dehydrogenase: MSGGDTGRAVEFVGPERVDVVAIDDPVPAPDEVVVEATVSAVSAGSELLAYRGELDPDTVADEELPSLDGDLSYPLRYGYAAVGRVTAVGDAVDPAWRDRTVFAFNPHESRFAVSPDALYPVPDGVGPETATLFANAETAVSLTLDAAPRIGERVAVFGEGVVGLLTTALLARSGAETVVAVEPREDRRSLAAEFGADAVVDPSRHDGRAGVVDAVREHTDGVDLAVEVSGRPETLETAVETTRFDGRVVVGSWYGTKRADLGFGDHFHRGRVTVRSSQVSTIAPELRGRWDRERRRETAWRELRRLNDDLDVTDRLVTDRVPVADAPSAYRRLADERDATRQILFTYPCTN, encoded by the coding sequence GTGAGCGGTGGCGACACCGGACGCGCGGTAGAGTTCGTCGGCCCGGAGCGCGTCGACGTGGTCGCCATCGACGACCCCGTCCCCGCCCCCGACGAGGTGGTCGTCGAGGCGACGGTCTCGGCGGTCAGCGCGGGGTCGGAACTGCTCGCGTACCGCGGCGAACTCGACCCGGACACGGTCGCGGACGAGGAGCTGCCGTCCCTCGACGGCGACCTCTCGTACCCGCTCCGGTACGGATACGCGGCGGTCGGACGGGTGACAGCCGTCGGCGACGCCGTCGACCCGGCGTGGCGCGACCGGACCGTCTTCGCGTTCAACCCCCACGAGAGCCGGTTCGCGGTCTCGCCGGACGCACTCTATCCCGTTCCCGACGGGGTCGGCCCGGAGACCGCGACGCTGTTCGCGAACGCGGAGACCGCGGTCAGCCTGACGCTCGATGCCGCCCCCCGGATCGGCGAGCGCGTCGCGGTGTTCGGCGAGGGCGTCGTCGGACTGCTCACGACCGCGCTGCTGGCGCGGAGCGGCGCTGAGACCGTCGTCGCGGTCGAACCGAGAGAAGATCGACGGTCGCTCGCGGCCGAGTTCGGCGCGGACGCGGTCGTCGACCCGAGCCGACACGACGGGCGGGCGGGCGTCGTCGACGCGGTCCGCGAGCACACCGACGGCGTCGACCTCGCCGTCGAGGTGTCCGGCCGGCCGGAGACGCTGGAGACGGCGGTCGAGACCACCCGGTTCGACGGCCGCGTCGTCGTCGGGTCGTGGTACGGGACCAAGCGCGCCGACCTCGGCTTCGGCGACCACTTCCACCGCGGGCGGGTGACCGTTCGGAGCAGCCAAGTCAGCACCATCGCGCCTGAACTCCGCGGGCGCTGGGACCGCGAGCGCCGCCGCGAGACCGCCTGGCGCGAACTCCGGCGGCTCAACGACGACCTCGACGTCACGGACCGGCTCGTCACCGACCGCGTCCCCGTCGCCGACGCGCCGAGCGCGTACCGCCGGCTCGCGGACGAGCGAGACGCCACCCGCCAGATCCTGTTCACCTACCCATGTACGAACTGA
- a CDS encoding NADH:flavin oxidoreductase translates to MADDPLFDEFELNGHALDNRVGLAPMTRTSATDEGHPTDRMARYYASFARGGFSFLVTEGVHPDATHSQGYPNQPGLATDEQAAAWEPVVDAVHEAGSPIIAQLMHAGAQAQGNRYGLGPVAPSPYRPPGEMAEMYGGSGEFPEADGLDDEGLADVKTDFVAAAERALDAGFDGIEVHAANGYLLHEFVDPLVNDRDDEYGGSPENRARFPAEVTAAIDEATPDEFVVGVRASQAAVADQERVWPDGEATAAALFGALSDAGADYVHVTGGDATAPEVPDTDRTLAELAADHAGDDVAVIANGSLGDPENARAALADGSDLITLGTGALANHDWPDRVRAGEPLDDLDPSVVFQPDASLSDAEIPGDD, encoded by the coding sequence ATGGCCGACGACCCGCTTTTCGACGAGTTCGAACTGAACGGACACGCTCTCGACAACCGCGTCGGTCTCGCGCCGATGACGCGGACGAGCGCGACCGACGAGGGGCACCCGACGGACCGGATGGCGCGGTACTACGCCTCCTTCGCCCGCGGCGGCTTCTCGTTCCTCGTCACGGAGGGCGTCCACCCGGACGCGACGCACAGTCAGGGCTACCCCAATCAGCCCGGCCTCGCGACCGACGAACAGGCGGCGGCGTGGGAGCCAGTCGTCGACGCCGTCCACGAGGCCGGCAGTCCGATCATCGCCCAGTTGATGCACGCCGGGGCGCAGGCGCAGGGCAACCGTTACGGGCTCGGTCCCGTCGCCCCGTCCCCGTACCGTCCGCCGGGCGAGATGGCCGAGATGTACGGCGGTTCGGGCGAGTTCCCCGAGGCGGACGGACTCGACGATGAGGGGCTCGCCGACGTGAAAACGGACTTCGTCGCCGCGGCGGAGCGCGCGCTTGACGCCGGGTTCGACGGGATCGAGGTCCACGCCGCGAACGGCTACCTCCTCCACGAGTTCGTCGACCCGCTGGTCAACGATCGCGACGACGAGTACGGGGGATCGCCGGAGAACCGGGCGCGGTTCCCCGCCGAGGTGACGGCGGCCATCGACGAGGCCACGCCCGACGAGTTCGTCGTCGGCGTCCGCGCCTCGCAGGCGGCGGTGGCCGATCAAGAGCGGGTCTGGCCCGACGGCGAGGCGACCGCCGCCGCGCTGTTCGGCGCGCTCTCCGACGCCGGTGCCGACTACGTCCACGTCACCGGCGGCGACGCGACCGCGCCCGAGGTGCCGGACACCGACCGGACGCTCGCGGAACTCGCCGCGGACCACGCCGGCGACGACGTCGCCGTGATCGCCAACGGGAGCCTCGGCGACCCCGAAAACGCCCGAGCCGCGTTGGCCGACGGCTCCGACCTGATCACGCTCGGCACCGGCGCGCTCGCCAACCACGACTGGCCCGACCGGGTCCGGGCGGGCGAGCCGCTCGACGACCTCGACCCGAGCGTCGTCTTCCAGCCCGACGCCTCGCTCAGCGACGCAGAGATCCCCGGAGACGACTGA
- a CDS encoding universal stress protein, whose product MTRALVPVAILEGETVSPGLMSLLGTVDVTVLGYHVLPEQTPPDQARLQFGERATSALEDLSQEFRTAGGDADHRLVFTRDREQTVRRVADEVGADAFAVSGPTGDVDRILVSVSGDVDVDRIISFVETLVGGRDIGVTLFLAAGTRGDGADGDGAVEGDVPAESEGDAAESVTDEAWLAAVADRLRGTGVETTTELAEGGPAFDALIGAAAGHDAVVMAERAPSFRSLVFGDESERVAAASVGPVLVVRDRESGASSTSGAEARSDREE is encoded by the coding sequence ATGACACGAGCACTCGTACCCGTCGCGATACTGGAAGGCGAAACGGTCTCGCCCGGGCTGATGTCGCTGCTCGGCACCGTCGACGTGACGGTGCTCGGCTACCACGTCCTGCCGGAACAGACGCCGCCGGACCAGGCGCGGCTCCAGTTCGGGGAGCGCGCCACGTCCGCGCTGGAGGACCTGAGCCAGGAGTTCCGGACCGCCGGCGGCGACGCCGACCACCGGCTCGTGTTCACGCGCGACCGCGAGCAGACGGTTCGGCGCGTCGCCGACGAGGTGGGTGCGGACGCGTTCGCCGTCTCCGGACCGACCGGCGATGTCGACCGGATCCTCGTGTCGGTCTCGGGCGACGTCGACGTCGACCGGATCATCTCGTTCGTCGAGACGCTCGTCGGCGGCCGCGACATCGGCGTCACGCTGTTCCTCGCGGCCGGGACCCGCGGCGACGGCGCAGACGGCGACGGGGCGGTCGAGGGGGACGTTCCGGCCGAATCCGAAGGCGACGCCGCCGAGAGCGTCACCGACGAGGCGTGGCTCGCGGCCGTGGCCGACCGACTCCGGGGGACGGGCGTCGAGACGACCACGGAACTGGCGGAGGGCGGCCCGGCGTTCGACGCGCTGATCGGCGCGGCGGCCGGGCACGACGCGGTCGTGATGGCGGAGCGCGCGCCGTCCTTCCGGTCGCTCGTGTTCGGCGACGAGAGCGAACGGGTCGCGGCCGCGTCGGTCGGTCCCGTCCTCGTGGTCCGCGACCGGGAGTCCGGCGCGTCCAGCACGTCCGGCGCAGAGGCGCGTTCCGATCGCGAGGAGTGA
- a CDS encoding APC family permease encodes MTDEPSGRNLDGDAPVAETVVETERATITEEAELERTIGLSGGLAIGIGTMIGAGIFVFPGLAGGEIGTAATASFAVGGLIALLVALPTSELATAMPRSGGGYYFISRGLGTLAGTVIGLSLWLGLVFATAFYLVGLGYYALDALAQVGVTVGVSPTVIVSVIAVVAGVAFTVLNVTGTENAAKLQNAIVALLLSMLVAFLGYGLLEAFGFVAVDTPPGQAESVWEAVPILSVAALVFTSYLGFAQVATVAGEMKDPGRNLPLAMVGSVLIVTVLYVLTIFIATNIFTRDALLNAGETAMVEVGRALLGPAGALVIIVGGLLATMSSANASILSTSRAIYGVSKDALLPRWASRINLRYGTPHVALGMAGGPVIVLAATGQVQLLAEVASFLHLIMYGLMCVALVAIRRDRPEWYDPDFTVPGGPVIPVLGALASFGLIAFMNRLSIAVGVAVIAVTAGWYFYYARDVSLKGAL; translated from the coding sequence ATGACCGACGAGCCGAGCGGCCGCAACCTCGACGGCGACGCACCGGTGGCGGAGACCGTCGTCGAGACCGAGCGGGCGACGATCACCGAGGAGGCCGAACTCGAACGCACCATCGGGCTGAGCGGCGGGCTCGCGATCGGGATCGGGACGATGATCGGTGCCGGGATCTTCGTGTTCCCCGGGCTCGCCGGCGGCGAGATCGGCACGGCGGCGACCGCCTCGTTCGCGGTCGGCGGGCTGATCGCGCTCCTCGTCGCGCTCCCGACCTCAGAGCTCGCGACCGCGATGCCCCGCAGCGGCGGCGGCTACTACTTCATCTCGCGCGGGCTCGGGACGCTCGCCGGCACGGTGATCGGGCTGTCGCTGTGGCTCGGACTCGTGTTCGCGACGGCCTTCTACCTCGTCGGACTCGGCTACTACGCCCTCGACGCGCTCGCGCAGGTCGGGGTCACCGTCGGCGTCAGCCCGACCGTGATCGTCTCCGTCATCGCCGTCGTCGCCGGGGTCGCGTTCACGGTCCTGAACGTCACCGGCACCGAGAACGCCGCGAAGCTCCAGAACGCCATCGTCGCGCTGCTGTTGTCGATGCTTGTCGCCTTCCTCGGATACGGCCTCTTGGAGGCGTTCGGGTTCGTCGCCGTCGACACGCCGCCGGGACAGGCCGAGAGCGTCTGGGAGGCGGTCCCGATTCTCTCGGTCGCCGCGCTCGTGTTCACCTCGTACCTCGGCTTCGCGCAGGTCGCGACGGTGGCCGGGGAGATGAAGGATCCCGGCCGGAACCTCCCGCTGGCGATGGTCGGGTCCGTGCTGATCGTGACGGTCCTGTACGTGTTGACCATCTTCATCGCGACGAACATCTTCACGCGGGACGCGCTGTTGAACGCGGGCGAGACCGCCATGGTCGAGGTGGGTCGGGCGCTGCTCGGGCCGGCCGGCGCGCTCGTCATCATCGTCGGCGGGCTGCTCGCGACGATGTCGTCGGCGAACGCGTCGATCCTCAGCACGTCGCGGGCGATATACGGGGTCTCGAAGGACGCGCTCCTCCCGCGGTGGGCGAGCCGCATCAACCTGCGATACGGCACGCCCCACGTCGCGCTCGGCATGGCCGGCGGCCCGGTGATCGTCCTCGCCGCGACCGGGCAGGTACAGCTGCTCGCGGAGGTCGCCTCCTTCCTCCATCTGATCATGTACGGACTGATGTGCGTCGCGCTCGTCGCCATCCGGCGGGACCGACCGGAGTGGTACGACCCAGACTTCACGGTGCCGGGAGGGCCCGTAATCCCGGTCCTCGGCGCGCTTGCCAGCTTCGGGCTGATCGCGTTCATGAACCGGCTCTCGATAGCGGTCGGCGTCGCCGTCATCGCCGTTACCGCCGGATGGTATTTCTACTACGCCCGCGACGTGTCACTCAAGGGGGCCCTGTGA
- a CDS encoding CDP-alcohol phosphatidyltransferase family protein, which translates to MAGLGPHPAPPSRLRIQFVAVAALGLLGLAALWRPLGAGWVLAAVAPGTYLTAYAWTNLGANRPPGGDDLDPQLGPANAITLFRGWLAAVLAGAVVAPSPSPWVPVALFAGAVGLDAVDGAVARRTAETVLGARLDGATDALAVLVGAAVAVALGSLPGWYLVAGGVWYAYAASLWRRRRKGAPVYELSPSRVRPFVGTVQFVVVALALLPGVGGAGGLPVWLTALSALALAALLGSFARDWAAATGRLGRDDPPVSAGGDRG; encoded by the coding sequence ATGGCCGGACTCGGGCCGCACCCAGCGCCGCCTTCCCGCCTCCGCATTCAGTTCGTCGCCGTCGCGGCGCTCGGCCTCCTCGGTCTCGCCGCGCTGTGGCGACCGCTCGGGGCCGGGTGGGTCCTCGCCGCGGTCGCGCCCGGGACGTACCTGACGGCGTACGCGTGGACGAACCTCGGTGCGAACCGTCCGCCGGGCGGCGACGACCTCGACCCTCAACTCGGTCCGGCGAACGCGATCACGCTGTTCCGCGGCTGGCTCGCCGCGGTCCTCGCCGGCGCGGTCGTCGCGCCGTCCCCCTCCCCGTGGGTCCCCGTCGCGCTCTTCGCCGGCGCGGTCGGTCTCGACGCGGTCGACGGCGCGGTCGCCCGCCGCACGGCGGAGACGGTCCTCGGCGCGCGCCTCGACGGGGCCACCGACGCGCTCGCGGTCCTCGTTGGCGCGGCGGTCGCCGTCGCGCTCGGGTCACTCCCCGGGTGGTACCTCGTCGCCGGCGGGGTCTGGTACGCCTACGCCGCGTCGCTGTGGCGGCGCAGGCGGAAGGGCGCGCCGGTGTACGAACTCTCGCCGAGTCGGGTCCGCCCGTTCGTCGGCACCGTCCAGTTCGTCGTCGTCGCGCTCGCGCTCCTCCCGGGCGTCGGCGGCGCGGGCGGGCTGCCCGTCTGGCTCACCGCGCTCTCGGCGCTCGCGCTCGCGGCCCTGCTCGGAAGCTTCGCCCGCGACTGGGCCGCCGCGACGGGGCGGCTGGGTCGCGACGATCCGCCGGTCTCGGCGGGGGGAGACCGCGGCTGA
- a CDS encoding MGMT family protein, giving the protein MNMSGTSGVYAREFDEIGRTIQVGFAGGRVISVSFPAEPPDDAEDDHDLLDRIGAYVDGERDEFPEVALGLTVPTDQRAVLEALRSVPYGEEVTVSRLARLGGFDPDDADDVATVRDALADNPIPLLLPDHRVSGGPHATPSAVRSALRRIEGIDR; this is encoded by the coding sequence ATGAATATGTCGGGTACCTCCGGGGTCTACGCCCGGGAGTTCGACGAGATCGGCCGCACCATTCAGGTGGGGTTCGCCGGCGGCCGCGTCATTTCGGTGTCGTTTCCCGCCGAGCCGCCGGACGACGCGGAGGACGACCACGACCTGCTGGACCGCATCGGCGCGTACGTCGACGGCGAGCGCGACGAGTTCCCCGAGGTCGCGCTCGGGCTGACGGTGCCGACCGACCAGCGAGCGGTGTTGGAGGCGCTCCGGAGCGTACCGTATGGCGAGGAGGTGACGGTGAGCCGACTCGCGCGGCTCGGCGGCTTCGACCCCGACGACGCCGACGACGTGGCGACGGTGCGAGACGCGCTGGCCGACAACCCGATCCCCCTCCTGCTGCCGGACCACCGCGTGAGCGGCGGGCCGCACGCGACGCCGAGCGCCGTTCGGAGCGCGCTCCGGCGCATCGAGGGGATCGACCGCTGA
- the cmk gene encoding (d)CMP kinase: MSGTSPEADRRIDRNLFVTVSGPPGCGATTLVEGIAEALDCGYVSGGELFREIAAERDMSLSQLIAETGESEEIDRALDRRLRRIAEKWGTANKAFVLESRLAGWIAGNRADIRIWLDAPDEVRADRTADREEMTSEMQVREVIEEQRYKSYYGIDLSDRSIYDLAINTGRWDTESTLELALTGIEGYDVETDEGAFDTPDFEI; this comes from the coding sequence ATGAGCGGTACCTCGCCGGAGGCCGACCGACGGATCGACCGGAACCTGTTCGTCACCGTCTCCGGCCCGCCGGGCTGCGGTGCCACCACGCTCGTCGAGGGGATCGCGGAGGCGCTCGACTGCGGCTACGTCTCGGGGGGCGAGCTGTTCCGCGAGATCGCGGCCGAACGCGACATGAGCCTCTCGCAGCTCATCGCCGAGACCGGCGAGTCCGAGGAGATCGACCGCGCGCTCGACCGGCGGCTCCGCCGGATCGCCGAGAAGTGGGGGACCGCGAACAAGGCGTTCGTGCTGGAGTCGCGGCTCGCCGGGTGGATCGCCGGCAACCGGGCGGACATCCGGATCTGGCTGGACGCGCCCGACGAGGTCCGCGCCGACCGGACCGCCGACCGGGAGGAGATGACCTCCGAGATGCAGGTCCGCGAGGTCATTGAGGAGCAGCGGTACAAGTCCTACTACGGCATCGACCTGTCCGACCGGTCGATCTACGACCTCGCGATCAACACGGGGCGCTGGGACACCGAGTCGACGCTCGAACTGGCGCTCACCGGCATCGAGGGGTACGACGTCGAGACCGACGAGGGCGCGTTCGACACGCCCGACTTCGAGATCTGA
- a CDS encoding 6-carboxytetrahydropterin synthase yields MYELTVTESFVAQHFLTVPNPPADEATLHSHAFTAEATFSGPELGEYGYLLDIDLAREALRAAADRYRDETLNDRLDGNPSAERLARALFDALAGVDAPAATELTVTVHEDDVARVSYTGALE; encoded by the coding sequence ATGTACGAACTGACCGTCACCGAGTCGTTCGTCGCACAGCACTTCCTCACCGTCCCGAACCCGCCGGCCGACGAGGCGACCCTCCATTCGCACGCCTTCACCGCGGAGGCGACGTTCAGCGGCCCCGAACTCGGCGAGTATGGCTACCTGCTCGACATCGACCTCGCTCGCGAGGCGCTGCGGGCCGCCGCCGACCGGTACCGCGACGAGACGCTCAACGACCGCCTCGACGGAAACCCGAGCGCCGAGCGGCTGGCCCGGGCGCTGTTCGACGCGCTCGCCGGCGTCGACGCCCCCGCCGCGACCGAACTGACCGTGACCGTCCACGAGGACGACGTCGCGCGCGTCTCGTACACGGGCGCGCTGGAGTGA
- a CDS encoding desampylase: MIEFPRAVYDEIVSRAYAGGEAEVCGILAGTTVNDGEAGVGGDAGVDDGAGVGGDAGVDDGAGVDGRSDVEEVTVVERAYAADNVAETPQIRYRIDPEEQLELLEEIEAAGLDVVGFYHSHPTGPTEPSETDAAEATWPDRSYVICALDGYPFVGSWRWRADAEAFERETVAVRGER; the protein is encoded by the coding sequence GTGATCGAATTCCCCAGGGCGGTCTACGACGAGATCGTCTCGCGGGCGTACGCCGGGGGCGAGGCGGAGGTCTGCGGCATCTTGGCCGGGACCACCGTCAACGACGGCGAGGCGGGCGTCGGCGGCGATGCGGGCGTCGACGACGGGGCGGGCGTCGGCGGCGATGCGGGCGTCGACGACGGGGCGGGCGTCGACGGCCGGAGTGATGTCGAGGAGGTGACGGTCGTCGAGCGCGCCTACGCCGCCGATAACGTCGCGGAGACGCCGCAGATTCGATACCGCATCGACCCGGAAGAGCAACTCGAACTGTTAGAGGAGATCGAAGCCGCTGGGCTCGACGTGGTCGGCTTCTACCACTCGCACCCGACCGGACCGACCGAGCCGAGCGAGACGGACGCCGCGGAGGCGACGTGGCCGGACCGCTCGTACGTCATCTGCGCGCTGGACGGTTACCCCTTCGTCGGGTCGTGGCGCTGGCGCGCGGACGCGGAGGCGTTCGAGCGGGAGACCGTCGCCGTCCGCGGCGAGCGGTAG
- a CDS encoding ATP-dependent helicase produces the protein MIAVTESTDRDAEATARALLRGAVDRSAVADPDFDPETVPIGDADVLARLSSPVRRWWVERFGGYVAENGGFFTPPQREAIPHVDDGENCLVAAPTGSGKTLASFIAVLDDLFARDRAGDLDNSVYCLYVSPLKSLANDIERNLATPLEGIGEAIATAEGESSDESDGGESNPSDSDGDDPYDPGVRQAIRHGDTSKADRQAMLSETPHVLNTTPETLAILLNSPKFKEKLRTVEYVIVDEIHSLAANKRGTHLSVSLERLTELIAAGDDAASAAGPPTRIGCSATVEPLDGIASFLVGRERVDGAVGDADGFKTRPCEVVDARFAREFDLELRTPAADLIHTPRSAVTDRFYESLHDLIERHENTLVFTNSRSGAERTLQELRQRFDYDESDSGCHHGSLGEAQRTRVEEGLKAGDLDVVTTSTSLELGIDMPHLDLVVQVGSPKSVAALLQRVGRAGHSPGETVEGRVFALDRDELIECATLLARAEDGFVDRVFPPEGAYDVAAQHVYGMAINRIRPDREVREVLRRANPYRDFDEAAYERLMRYLTADYDGLESKNVYPKVWRDANDPPDGDHHHPEFPVGETLVGKRGRLARVIYMTNVGTIPDSFTCDVFTRGDEWVGTLDESYLDTLESGDVFALGGERFAFRYRRGSKVYVDRTSERPTVPSWFAERLPLSADLAREVLAFQAELLDRLTGDDPNAGPAAVRAWLREFPLDENAVRALARMYDEQVRYAGPAGVSTPDRLVVEEELDRSEYKRRFYVHSVYGRRFNDGLSRLAASAVANRTDANVAVAVADRGFSLALPLNRKVDVAQILADLDPEAVREDLREAVEGTDLLQRYFRIDAGRALMILKRYKGYEKSAAEQQVSAEMLLSFAAELDEFAVLEETYRELLEDRLDVAGIREVVGRISTGDLAVEHRVVDSPSPLAFGLATLVDSDTVIADDESAVLREFHARVMEEIGETPRTADDRSADDAGTAADDRSADRNAEPSADRRTD, from the coding sequence GTGATCGCCGTGACCGAGTCCACGGATCGCGACGCCGAGGCGACCGCGCGGGCGCTCCTCCGCGGCGCGGTCGACCGCAGCGCGGTCGCGGACCCCGACTTCGACCCGGAGACGGTCCCGATCGGCGACGCCGACGTGCTCGCCCGGCTCTCGTCGCCGGTCCGTCGCTGGTGGGTCGAGCGGTTCGGCGGGTACGTCGCCGAGAACGGCGGCTTCTTCACCCCGCCCCAGCGGGAGGCGATCCCCCACGTCGACGACGGGGAGAACTGCCTCGTCGCCGCGCCGACGGGCAGCGGGAAGACGCTCGCCTCCTTTATTGCGGTCCTCGACGACCTCTTCGCGCGCGACCGCGCCGGCGACCTCGACAACTCCGTCTACTGCCTGTACGTCTCGCCGCTGAAGTCGCTCGCGAACGACATCGAGCGCAACCTCGCGACCCCGCTGGAGGGGATCGGCGAGGCGATCGCGACGGCGGAGGGAGAATCCAGCGACGAGAGCGACGGCGGCGAGTCCAACCCGAGCGACAGCGACGGGGACGACCCCTACGACCCCGGCGTCAGGCAGGCGATCCGCCACGGCGACACCTCGAAGGCGGACCGGCAGGCGATGCTCTCGGAGACGCCCCACGTCCTCAACACCACGCCGGAGACGCTCGCAATCTTACTCAACTCGCCGAAGTTCAAGGAGAAGCTCCGCACCGTCGAGTACGTGATCGTCGACGAGATCCACTCGCTGGCCGCGAACAAGCGCGGCACGCACCTCTCGGTGTCGCTGGAGCGGCTGACGGAGCTGATCGCGGCGGGCGACGACGCGGCGTCCGCCGCCGGTCCCCCGACGCGGATCGGCTGCTCGGCGACCGTCGAACCGCTCGACGGGATCGCTTCGTTCCTCGTCGGCCGCGAGCGCGTCGACGGCGCGGTCGGCGACGCCGACGGGTTCAAAACGCGTCCCTGCGAGGTGGTCGACGCCCGGTTCGCCCGCGAGTTCGACCTCGAACTCAGGACGCCCGCCGCCGACCTGATCCACACGCCGCGGTCGGCGGTGACCGACCGGTTCTACGAGTCGCTCCACGACCTGATCGAGCGCCACGAGAACACGCTCGTGTTCACGAACTCCCGGTCCGGCGCGGAGCGCACGCTTCAGGAGCTCCGGCAGCGGTTCGACTACGACGAGTCGGACTCGGGCTGTCACCACGGCAGCCTCGGCGAGGCGCAGCGGACGCGCGTCGAGGAGGGGCTGAAAGCCGGCGACCTCGACGTGGTCACCACCTCGACGAGCCTCGAACTCGGCATCGACATGCCCCACCTCGATCTGGTGGTCCAGGTCGGCTCGCCGAAGTCGGTCGCGGCGCTCCTCCAGCGCGTCGGACGCGCCGGCCACAGCCCGGGAGAGACCGTCGAGGGGCGGGTGTTCGCTCTGGACCGCGACGAGCTGATCGAGTGTGCGACGCTGCTCGCGCGCGCCGAGGACGGCTTCGTCGACCGCGTGTTCCCGCCCGAGGGGGCCTACGACGTGGCCGCACAGCACGTGTACGGGATGGCCATAAACCGGATCCGGCCCGACCGCGAGGTCCGGGAGGTGTTACGCCGGGCGAACCCGTACCGCGACTTCGACGAGGCGGCCTACGAACGACTCATGCGGTATCTCACCGCGGACTACGACGGGCTGGAGTCGAAGAACGTCTACCCGAAGGTGTGGCGCGACGCCAACGACCCGCCCGACGGCGACCACCACCACCCCGAGTTCCCGGTCGGCGAGACGCTCGTCGGGAAGCGCGGCCGGCTCGCACGGGTCATCTACATGACGAACGTGGGGACGATCCCCGACTCGTTCACCTGCGACGTGTTCACGCGCGGCGACGAGTGGGTCGGCACGCTCGACGAGTCGTACCTCGACACGCTGGAGTCCGGCGACGTGTTCGCCTTGGGCGGCGAGCGGTTCGCGTTCCGCTACCGCCGCGGCTCGAAGGTGTACGTCGACCGCACGAGCGAGCGGCCGACGGTCCCCTCGTGGTTCGCGGAGCGCCTCCCGCTGTCCGCGGACCTCGCCCGCGAGGTGCTGGCGTTCCAGGCCGAACTCCTCGACCGGCTGACCGGCGACGACCCGAACGCCGGTCCCGCCGCGGTCCGCGCGTGGCTCCGGGAGTTCCCCCTCGACGAGAACGCGGTCCGGGCGCTCGCCCGGATGTACGACGAGCAGGTCCGGTACGCGGGGCCGGCTGGCGTCTCGACGCCCGACCGCCTCGTGGTGGAGGAGGAACTCGACCGCAGCGAGTACAAGCGCCGCTTCTACGTCCACTCCGTCTACGGTCGGCGGTTCAACGACGGGCTCTCGCGGCTCGCCGCGAGTGCGGTCGCGAACCGGACCGACGCCAACGTCGCGGTCGCGGTCGCGGACCGCGGGTTCTCGCTCGCGCTCCCGCTGAACCGCAAGGTCGACGTGGCACAGATCTTGGCCGACCTCGACCCGGAGGCGGTCCGCGAGGACCTCCGCGAGGCCGTCGAGGGGACCGACCTGCTCCAGCGGTACTTCCGGATCGACGCGGGGCGCGCGCTCATGATCCTGAAGCGGTACAAGGGGTACGAGAAGTCGGCCGCCGAACAGCAGGTCTCCGCCGAGATGCTGCTGTCGTTCGCGGCGGAGTTGGACGAGTTTGCCGTGTTGGAGGAGACGTACCGCGAACTGCTGGAGGACCGCCTCGACGTGGCGGGGATCCGCGAGGTCGTCGGGCGGATCTCGACCGGCGATCTGGCGGTCGAACACCGCGTCGTCGACTCGCCCAGCCCGCTCGCGTTCGGGCTGGCGACGCTCGTCGACTCCGACACCGTCATCGCCGACGACGAGTCGGCCGTCCTCCGCGAGTTCCACGCCCGCGTGATGGAGGAGATCGGCGAGACACCGCGGACCGCCGACGACCGGAGCGCCGACGACGCCGGGACCGCTGCCGACGACCGGAGCGCCGACCGCAACGCCGAACCGTCGGCGGACCGACGGACGGACTGA